Proteins encoded by one window of Leishmania major strain Friedlin complete genome, chromosome 9:
- a CDS encoding putative DNA photolyase, which translates to MRQVETDSEFLAPAQGLTPPLSDSSVGEVNQAAATAEDGSHGGGVLASKISWGSPAPPLALPEDAAELATDLAQEVSALYTDSGVTSARCWEQAEQEMEADSGRRDDDGGVEFGDDAERDEQLLASLKGRHVQLQNTPDVVMAPLIIPDRNGRVAADTQPLLHCRGGESEASASEVAPRITARLLHRHSHLAEQDRMYLGPCTAPEAQLRPPDAMRAAPPSAGTQRHGCCVLVVFSSTDLRVHDNQLLAFASVCTKAAAEEVGGPVPVIGVCVLDYRTFAQPSAVGGFFRQSPQRAQFLLDTVAALRRKLEDTLHVPLLVRCGRPEEHVPRLAVELGATVVLMTTQYAPHERRVQALMVRRLRAGTWVSREEVSDEAVVTGAVGQGAPVTPLDKHCGSAAEEDDPLIAVVEHASCGVGGQHPYHCGSNLPSHCRSAAAPPVVHSVWQSTLVHLDDLPTPLAVMKEGERWYHDDVTVSAIRPTEPYDKATALLAELPLTWQAAALLPTEDERYGRAGPSVLRGALPRLEDLGYSAAAARRTDFAFQEVIATQSSHPDAGEDAALARLQDWLAQGGVTSLLRYGRERRTNTKMYSQKLARVSPYIALGALSPRKYYEVLREFAQANQRDAFVQQQFREGLLRLSRRDYWHWMGLRFGDRLFFSYGPHPEHTDDVPEWRHDRKVVQRWCDGLTGIPFADAAMRELVGTGFVAQEGRQALAWLLTRGYGQDWRLGAEWMERCSLDYDPFVCYGNYAHSCGLMLDDFGEPVRNVYYLAHQHDQTGIYVKKWLPQLSKVPPVYIHRPHVLTERMQAMHGVYLGKNYPYPLKLWQGAQRSLSAAELTAYYPQGIVKGPGYAEALRYGSAVMQPEEYNAAVSPAYLQRQEWATMLPASAFAGIEDSDDMAKHFALFEAAAPRKPAPPAAVVAAESTSNRVIA; encoded by the coding sequence ATGCGCCAAGTCGAGACCGATTCCGAGTTCCTTGCCCCCGCTCAAGGGCTCACACCGCCGCTCTCGGACTCATCGGTTGGCGAGGTCAAccaggcagcagcgacagcagaaGACGGctcgcacggcggcggcgtgctcgCAAGCAAGATTTCATGGGgctcgccggcgccaccgcttGCGTTGCCTGAAGATGCCGCTGAGCTTGCAACTGATCTGGCGCAAGAGGTGAGCGCGCTCTACACTGACTCTGGTGTCACATCGGCACGTTGTTGGGAGCAGGCAGAGCAGGAGATGGAAGCAGACAGTGGTCGccgagacgacgacggcggcgtcgaatTCGGAGACGATGCCGAGCGTgatgagcagctgctcgcttCCCTGAAGGGCCGTCACGTACAACTGCAAAACACGCCGGACGTGGTGATGGCACCGCTCATCATCCCCGATAGGAACGGccgcgtggcggcggacacgcagccgctgctgcactgtcgcgggggagagagcgaagcgTCCGCCTCGGAGGTCGCACCGCGGATAACAGcgcgcctccttcaccgGCATAGCCATCTCGCGGAGCAGGATCGGATGTACCTTGGCCCCTGCACAGCGCCAgaagcgcagctgcggccgccggATGCTATGCgggcagcaccaccatcTGCGGGCACACAGCGtcacggctgctgcgtccTTGTCGTCTTCTCCTCCACCGACCTCCGTGTTCACGACAACCAGCTCCTCGCGTTCGCCTCGGTGTGCAccaaggcggcggccgaaGAGGTAGGCGGCCCAGTTCCCGTCATCGGTGTTTGTGTGCTCGACTACCGAACCTTTGCACAGCCAAGCGCTGTCGGCGGCTTCTTCCGTCAGAGTCCTCAGCGGGCGCAGTTCCTGCTTGAtacggtggcggcgctgcgccgcaagcTGGAGGACACGTTGCATGTGCCCCTCCTGGTTCGCTGTGGTCGGCCAGAGGAGCACGTGCCCCGCCTGGCCGTGGAGCTGGGGGCGACGGTTGTTCTCATGACGACTCAGTACGCCCCCCACGAGCGACGCGTGCAAGCGTTGATGGTGCGCCGACTACGGGCAGGGACGTGGGTGTCGCGCGAGGAGGTGTCTGACGAGGCTGTGGTGACGGGTGCAGTTGGGCAAGGAGCGCCGGTGACGCCACTTGACAAACACTGTGGCTCCGCAGCGGAGGAAGACGATCCGCTGATCGCCGTCGTAGAGCACGCGAGCTGCGGCGTCGGTGGCCAGCATCCATAccactgcggcagcaacttgccctcgcactgccgctccgcggctgcaccgccggTGGTGCACAGTGTCTGGCAGTCGACGCTGGTGCACCTCGACGACTTGCCGACACCGCTGGCCGTCATGAAGGAAGGCGAGCGGTGGTACCACGACGACGTCACGGTGAGCGCGATCCGGCCGACCGAGCCGTACGACAAGGCGACCGCGCTGCTGGCAGAGCTGCCTCTAACCTGGCAAGCGGCCGCCCTGCTTCCCACGGAAGACGAGCGGTACGGGCGAGCGGGGCCGTCCGTCCTACGGGGGGCGCTACCCCGGCTCGAAGACCTGGGCTacagcgccgcagccgcccgCAGGACAGACTTCGCCTTCCAGGAAGTGATCGCGACCCAGTCGTCTCACCCGGACGCCGGCGAGGACGCGGCGTTGGCGCGTCTGCAGGACTGGCTGGCGCAGGGCGGTgtgacgtcgctgctgcgctacgGACGCGAGCGGCGCACTAACACGAAGATGTACTCGCAGAAGCTGGCACGCGTGTCCCCGTACATCGCGCTCGGTGCGCTGTCCCCGCGCAAGTACTATGAAGTACTGCGGGAGTTCGCGCAGGCGAACCAGCGCGACGCGtttgtgcagcagcagtttCGGGAGGGTTTGCTGCGGCTGTCTCGGCGGGACTACTGGCATTGGATGGGCCTGCGCTTCGGTGACCGGCTCTTCTTCTCGTACGGGCCACACCCCGAGCACACGGACGACGTACCGGAATGGCGTCATGACCGTAAGGTGGTGCAACGGTGGTGCGATGGACTGACCGGCATCCCCTTCGCAGATGCCGCGATGCGGGAGCTGGTAGGGACGGGCTTCGTCGCACAGGAGGGGCGGCAGGCTCTGGCGTGGCTGCTCACGCGTGGCTACGGACAAGACTGGCGCCTCGGCGCTGAGTGGATGGAGCGCTGCTCCCTCGACTACGACCCATTCGTCTGCTATGGAAACTACGCACACAGCTGCGGGCTTATGCTGGACGACTTCGGAGAGCCTGTCCGCAACGTATACTACCTCGCCCACCAGCACGACCAGACCGGCATCTACGTCAAAAAatggctgccgcagctgtcgaAGGTTCCGCCGGTGTACATACACCGCCCACATGTGCTGACGGAGCGCATGCAGGCGATGCATGGAGTGTACCTAGGCAAAAACTACCCCTACCCACTTAAACTGTGGCAAggggcgcagcgcagcctgTCCGCCGCTGAGCTCACGGCGTACTACCCGCAGGGCATAGTGAAAGGCCCTGGGTACGCGGAAGCGCTGCggtacggcagcgccgtgatGCAGCCCGAGGAGTACAACGCCGCTGTGTCGCCCGCCTacctgcagcggcaggaaTGGGCGACAATGCTACcagcctccgccttcgccggcatcgaggacagcgacgatATGGCGAAGCACTTCGCCCTCTTcgaggcggcagctccacggAAGCCTGCCCCAcccgccgccgttgtggcTGCGGAGTCCACTTCGAATAGGGTCATCGCGTAG